In the genome of Croceimicrobium hydrocarbonivorans, one region contains:
- a CDS encoding ATP-dependent Clp protease ATP-binding subunit yields the protein MDENFSPRVKDVISYSKEEAIRLGHDYIGTEHLMLGLIREGEGSAIKILEDLGVDVAAFRRQIEAISAPNVSGQVSTKKHLPLTRQAEKALKTTFLEAKLFGSSTIRTSHLLLCILRNDDDPVARILRKYDIDYDSVKVEYQSMFDSEWDQDKSPRSESPYRDEDDEFAGSGGEGGRFGSGPSKAKSEGKTKTPVLDNFGRDLTKMAEEGKLDPVVGREKEIERVSQILSRRKKNNPLLIGDPGVGKSAIAEGLALRIIKRKVSRVLFDKRVVSLDLASLVAGTKYRGQFEERMKALMNELEKNDDIILFIDELHTIVGAGGATGSLDASNMFKPALARGEIQCIGATTLDEYRQHIEKDGALERRFQKVMVDPTNPEETLQILKNIKDRYEDHHNVNYTEEALKACVTLTSRYVTDRHLPDKAIDALDEAGSRVHITSIHVPKEVMDLEKRLEDIRDQKIQVVKKQKYEEAARLRDDEKNLENQLQEAQARWEEEVKQNRETVSEENVAEVVAMMTGIPVQRVAQQESKRLSSMGADMKKEIIGQDEAVDKIVKAIQRNRAGLKDPRKPIGSFIFLGPTGVGKTQLAKELAKSLFDSEDNLVRVDMSEYMEKFAVSRLVGAPPGYVGYEEGGQLTEKVRRKPYSVVLLDEIEKAHPDVFNLLLQALDDGHMTDSLGRKVDFKNTIIIMTSNIGTSKLKDFGTGVGFGTSARTSSKGDLEKGVIETALKRAFAPEFLNRIDDVILFNSLSKENIVKIIDIELRKLYARVNDLGYQIEMTEEAKLYIADKGFDEKFGARPLARAIQKYVEDPLAEQIINSEIEEGDTIKISLKTEGENSEIQVEVEKQAKALKEGDSEAEA from the coding sequence ATGGACGAGAATTTTTCCCCCCGTGTAAAAGACGTGATCAGTTACAGTAAGGAAGAAGCGATCCGCTTGGGGCACGACTATATTGGCACCGAACATTTAATGCTGGGCTTGATTCGCGAAGGCGAAGGCTCTGCTATTAAGATATTAGAAGATCTCGGTGTGGATGTGGCCGCGTTCCGTCGTCAAATCGAAGCGATTAGCGCTCCCAATGTATCCGGTCAGGTAAGCACGAAGAAACATTTGCCTTTAACCCGTCAAGCGGAAAAGGCCCTGAAAACAACTTTCCTCGAAGCCAAGCTCTTTGGTTCCAGCACCATACGCACCAGTCATTTGTTACTCTGTATTTTACGGAACGACGATGATCCCGTAGCGCGTATCCTGCGGAAATATGATATTGACTACGATAGTGTGAAAGTAGAATACCAATCTATGTTCGACAGCGAATGGGATCAAGATAAAAGCCCACGCAGCGAGAGCCCTTATCGCGATGAGGATGACGAATTCGCGGGCTCCGGTGGCGAAGGCGGTCGTTTTGGCAGTGGACCATCCAAAGCCAAAAGCGAAGGCAAAACTAAAACTCCGGTTCTAGACAATTTTGGACGCGATCTCACCAAAATGGCCGAAGAAGGCAAACTGGATCCGGTAGTTGGCCGGGAAAAAGAAATTGAACGGGTATCGCAAATCCTTTCCCGTCGTAAAAAGAACAATCCCCTGCTTATTGGTGATCCCGGTGTGGGTAAATCAGCAATTGCAGAGGGTCTGGCCCTACGCATCATTAAGCGGAAGGTTTCTCGTGTTCTTTTTGATAAGCGCGTGGTTTCTCTAGATTTAGCCTCTTTAGTGGCCGGTACCAAATACCGCGGACAGTTTGAGGAGCGCATGAAGGCCCTGATGAATGAATTGGAGAAGAACGATGATATCATTTTGTTCATCGATGAGCTTCATACCATTGTTGGTGCTGGTGGCGCAACCGGTTCTTTAGATGCCAGTAATATGTTTAAACCGGCTTTGGCCCGAGGTGAAATCCAATGTATTGGTGCTACCACCCTGGACGAATACCGCCAGCATATTGAAAAAGATGGTGCCTTAGAGCGTCGTTTCCAAAAGGTAATGGTAGACCCTACCAATCCTGAAGAAACCCTGCAAATCCTTAAAAACATTAAGGATCGCTATGAAGATCACCACAATGTAAATTATACCGAAGAGGCCCTGAAAGCCTGTGTTACCCTCACCTCCCGTTATGTAACAGATCGTCACTTGCCCGATAAGGCCATTGATGCATTGGATGAGGCTGGATCTCGCGTGCACATCACTTCTATCCATGTTCCTAAGGAGGTAATGGACCTCGAGAAACGTTTGGAAGACATTCGTGATCAAAAGATTCAGGTTGTAAAAAAACAGAAATACGAAGAAGCCGCTCGCTTACGCGATGATGAGAAAAACCTCGAAAACCAATTGCAAGAGGCCCAGGCCCGTTGGGAAGAAGAGGTGAAACAAAATCGTGAAACCGTAAGTGAGGAAAACGTTGCTGAAGTGGTAGCTATGATGACCGGTATTCCGGTACAAAGAGTAGCGCAACAAGAGAGCAAGCGCCTTTCCAGCATGGGTGCCGATATGAAGAAAGAGATTATCGGCCAGGATGAAGCGGTAGATAAAATCGTAAAAGCCATTCAGCGTAACCGTGCGGGTTTAAAAGATCCCCGGAAACCCATTGGTTCTTTCATCTTCCTGGGCCCTACCGGTGTAGGTAAAACCCAATTGGCGAAAGAATTAGCCAAATCCCTCTTCGACAGTGAAGATAATTTGGTGCGGGTGGATATGAGTGAATACATGGAGAAATTCGCTGTATCTCGTCTGGTGGGAGCGCCTCCCGGATATGTGGGATATGAAGAAGGTGGTCAGTTAACTGAAAAAGTTCGTCGCAAGCCCTATTCTGTAGTGCTGCTCGATGAGATCGAAAAAGCGCACCCTGATGTATTCAACTTACTCCTGCAAGCTCTGGATGATGGACATATGACTGATAGCCTGGGTCGCAAAGTTGACTTTAAGAATACCATTATCATCATGACTTCTAATATCGGTACCAGCAAGTTGAAAGACTTTGGTACTGGGGTCGGATTTGGAACTTCGGCTCGGACCTCAAGTAAAGGTGATCTCGAAAAAGGAGTAATTGAAACTGCTCTGAAGCGTGCCTTTGCCCCTGAGTTCTTAAACCGTATTGATGATGTGATTCTCTTCAACAGCTTAAGCAAGGAGAACATCGTTAAGATTATCGATATCGAATTGCGGAAGCTTTATGCTCGCGTTAATGATTTGGGTTACCAAATTGAAATGACCGAAGAAGCGAAGCTATATATCGCTGATAAAGGATTCGACGAAAAATTTGGCGCTCGCCCATTGGCTAGAGCCATTCAGAAATACGTGGAAGATCCATTAGCAGAGCAAATCATCAATTCGGAAATTGAAGAAGGTGATACCATCAAAATCAGCTTGAAAACGGAAGGCGAAAATTCTGAAATTCAAGTAGAGGTTGAAAAGCAAGCCAAAGCCCTGAAGGAAGGAGATTCCGAAGCAGAAGCATAA
- a CDS encoding LytR/AlgR family response regulator transcription factor, with protein MENLKILIVEDEPMIAESLAEMLELMDHTVLSVAESGEEAVMQLMEHEPDLMLLDIQLRGKMDGVELARLIRQKYHLPFIFTTAYADEETLNRAKAEGPYGYIVKPYGVKDIMAAIEVAMSNYRLFQEIQGKEPVAPMLLNDHLYLKVDQRLVKIRQGDIAYAEAKGDYVLIKTLNESFIIYSTLKKVVDKLEAPNFLQVHRSFLVNLDHIQDIEETTVSIIGKVIPVSRANRSELLSRIRTL; from the coding sequence ATGGAGAACCTGAAAATTCTGATAGTTGAAGATGAGCCAATGATTGCAGAGAGTTTGGCAGAGATGCTGGAACTCATGGATCATACTGTTTTAAGTGTTGCCGAAAGTGGCGAAGAAGCGGTGATGCAATTGATGGAACATGAACCGGATTTAATGCTTCTCGATATTCAATTGAGAGGTAAAATGGATGGGGTAGAGTTGGCTCGCCTTATTCGCCAGAAATACCATCTCCCTTTTATCTTCACTACTGCTTATGCGGATGAGGAGACCTTAAATCGCGCCAAGGCTGAAGGTCCTTATGGCTATATCGTAAAGCCCTATGGTGTGAAGGATATAATGGCGGCGATTGAAGTGGCCATGTCTAATTATCGACTCTTTCAGGAAATTCAGGGTAAAGAACCGGTGGCTCCCATGCTGCTGAATGATCATTTATACTTGAAGGTAGATCAACGCCTGGTAAAAATCCGTCAAGGGGATATCGCTTATGCGGAGGCCAAGGGTGATTATGTCTTGATCAAAACCTTGAACGAAAGCTTTATTATCTATTCTACTCTAAAGAAGGTGGTAGACAAATTAGAAGCTCCAAATTTCTTGCAGGTACATCGTAGTTTTTTGGTGAATCTGGATCATATCCAAGATATCGAAGAAACCACCGTAAGCATTATTGGTAAAGTGATTCCGGTGAGTAGAGCCAATCGATCTGAGCTCCTGAGTCGCATCCGTACTTTATAG
- a CDS encoding PAS domain S-box protein codes for MHPQEIPQGIDLIYRFDPQGRFTYVNEKARALFDMDIDAILGQPYYSFVREDFQEKVAAFYALQIEKRQASSYFEFPFIADGKEIWIGQTIELVCENNKVVELLGVARPITELRKVKADLKESDEHLLALLKHLDAAILIEDAQGKIRYVNDNFCRYFRLDSSPAELAGQVCAEVGAGISHLFKNPEAFGAGIGRCLEEQVIRRSERIAMADERVLERDYIPMLIDEQNRGNLWVYRDVTMRYLTEQALIESEKKYREVIQNIDLGLMEVDKDETILWANDSFLKTTGHELKNLQGKNAKDTFLTEEDIAFTAKRLKETQHLRERGESSVYELPIRHKDGSQLWMQISGAPIKDISGKVIGSLGIHHNITPLKSLQSQLEYRLTLQAILLDLANDLIFLNPDKENEVIQKALGRLGSFVNADRVYIFDYHLDENYTTNTYEWCAEGISPEIENLQEVPLEAIPEWFETHEQGKPMIYDRVADLPEGHPVREILEPQGIQSIITMPVLGNGRLRGFIGFDAVRTQKSWNADEKELLEFMAQMLAAHNIKNEFENRLGASEYRMRTVLENALDAVITINESGLVEDWNHQAEQMFKYKEAEVIAKSLSGLIIPEKYAAAHERGMEHFLASGEGPVLNRRIELIGHDKEGRHFPLELSIIPFKIEGHYYFSAFLRDITARKQAEEDMNIALEQQKELARMKSRLISMASHEFRTPLTTIKANAEMLELWATKIPEEHREKANRYLERLNRETNRLSNIMTDILMLGRLESGRLNSQLKSLDLVSFIHDMNDRHFSSQEDGRQLKIVLEGAPKLVRIDPEMLEHIIQNLVGNAFKYSKGRGNPSLELNFGTDKVRLSVKDQGIGVPEEDQNKIFNSFYRAENTRGIQGSGMGLSVVKQMSDMQNLNLRFFSKEGEGSEFVIDIPIYA; via the coding sequence ATGCACCCACAAGAAATCCCTCAAGGTATTGATCTAATTTATCGCTTCGACCCGCAAGGCCGCTTCACCTATGTAAATGAGAAGGCACGGGCGCTTTTCGATATGGATATCGATGCCATTTTAGGGCAGCCCTATTACAGCTTTGTTCGGGAAGATTTTCAGGAAAAGGTGGCCGCCTTCTATGCGCTGCAAATTGAGAAACGTCAGGCCTCCTCTTATTTTGAGTTTCCCTTTATTGCGGATGGCAAAGAAATATGGATTGGTCAAACCATTGAATTGGTTTGCGAGAATAATAAGGTGGTTGAACTTTTGGGAGTGGCGCGACCCATCACCGAATTACGAAAGGTTAAGGCCGATCTTAAGGAAAGCGATGAGCATCTATTGGCCTTACTCAAGCATTTGGATGCGGCCATTTTAATTGAAGATGCCCAAGGCAAGATTCGCTATGTAAACGATAATTTCTGTCGTTATTTCCGATTAGATTCCAGTCCAGCTGAATTAGCTGGTCAAGTATGCGCCGAAGTGGGTGCTGGTATTAGCCACCTTTTTAAGAATCCGGAGGCATTTGGGGCTGGCATTGGTCGTTGTTTGGAAGAACAAGTGATTCGCCGCAGTGAGCGCATAGCCATGGCCGATGAGCGGGTTTTGGAAAGGGACTATATCCCCATGCTTATCGACGAGCAAAACAGAGGGAATTTGTGGGTATACCGCGATGTTACCATGCGTTACCTAACGGAACAGGCCCTAATTGAAAGTGAGAAAAAATACCGAGAGGTTATTCAGAATATCGACCTGGGTTTGATGGAAGTAGACAAGGATGAAACCATTCTTTGGGCTAATGATTCCTTCCTAAAAACTACGGGGCACGAATTAAAAAATTTACAAGGCAAAAATGCCAAAGACACTTTTTTAACTGAGGAGGATATAGCTTTTACAGCAAAACGCTTGAAAGAAACTCAGCATTTGCGAGAGCGCGGTGAAAGCAGCGTTTATGAGCTTCCCATTCGCCATAAGGATGGGAGTCAATTGTGGATGCAAATCTCTGGAGCTCCTATTAAGGATATCAGTGGTAAGGTGATTGGCTCTTTGGGAATTCATCACAATATTACCCCTTTAAAGTCATTGCAAAGTCAATTGGAATACCGCCTCACCTTGCAGGCAATCCTATTGGATTTGGCGAATGATCTGATTTTCCTGAACCCCGATAAAGAGAACGAAGTAATCCAAAAGGCCCTGGGCAGATTGGGGAGCTTTGTAAATGCCGATCGGGTTTATATTTTCGATTATCATTTGGATGAAAACTATACCACCAATACCTATGAATGGTGTGCGGAGGGTATCAGTCCAGAAATAGAGAATCTTCAGGAAGTACCTTTGGAAGCCATCCCCGAATGGTTTGAAACCCATGAGCAGGGTAAGCCCATGATTTATGATCGGGTGGCCGATTTGCCAGAAGGACATCCAGTTAGGGAGATCCTCGAACCTCAGGGTATTCAATCGATTATAACCATGCCGGTTTTGGGCAATGGCAGGCTTAGAGGCTTTATTGGCTTTGATGCGGTGCGCACTCAAAAAAGCTGGAATGCGGATGAAAAGGAGCTATTGGAGTTTATGGCCCAAATGCTGGCCGCTCACAATATTAAAAATGAGTTTGAGAATCGTTTAGGTGCCAGTGAGTATCGCATGCGCACGGTTTTGGAGAATGCTTTGGATGCCGTAATCACCATCAACGAAAGTGGTCTGGTAGAAGATTGGAATCATCAGGCGGAGCAGATGTTCAAATACAAAGAAGCGGAGGTTATTGCTAAGTCCTTAAGTGGATTAATTATTCCTGAAAAATATGCAGCAGCGCATGAACGCGGCATGGAACATTTTTTAGCTAGTGGAGAAGGTCCGGTTTTAAATCGCAGGATTGAGTTAATTGGTCATGATAAGGAGGGGCGTCATTTTCCGCTGGAGCTGAGTATTATCCCCTTTAAGATTGAAGGGCACTATTATTTCTCGGCATTCTTACGGGATATTACCGCACGCAAGCAAGCGGAAGAAGACATGAACATTGCCCTGGAGCAGCAGAAGGAACTAGCACGCATGAAATCGAGATTGATTTCCATGGCCTCACATGAATTCCGCACTCCCCTTACTACCATTAAAGCTAATGCGGAGATGCTGGAACTTTGGGCCACTAAAATTCCGGAAGAACATCGGGAAAAGGCCAACCGCTACTTAGAGCGTCTAAACCGCGAAACCAATCGACTTAGCAATATCATGACCGACATTTTAATGTTAGGTAGGCTAGAGTCGGGGCGCTTAAACTCACAATTAAAATCTCTGGATTTAGTGAGTTTCATTCACGATATGAATGATCGGCATTTCTCCAGTCAGGAAGATGGCCGTCAACTTAAAATTGTTTTGGAGGGTGCTCCTAAATTAGTGCGGATAGATCCAGAAATGCTGGAGCATATTATTCAGAACCTGGTAGGCAATGCCTTTAAGTATTCCAAGGGAAGAGGAAATCCAAGCTTAGAGCTCAATTTTGGCACAGACAAGGTTCGCTTAAGTGTTAAGGATCAGGGGATCGGAGTGCCAGAGGAAGATCAAAACAAAATATTCAACTCATTTTACCGAGCCGAAAATACCCGCGGTATCCAGGGAAGTGGTATGGGATTATCGGTGGTAAAGCAGATGAGTGACATGCAAAATCTTAATTTGCGTTTCTTTAGTAAGGAAGGGGAAGGTTCCGAATTTGTAATTGATATACCTATTTACGCCTAG
- a CDS encoding T9SS type B sorting domain-containing protein: MNGNRLIYLLVLFLCAGGLMAQTSISGTINSYDKLITHGQVSCGDSVVTAGLMNYNVGDLLMFYNPGDASFVTTDNVGFGDSISLNHSGKFKFAYVTVANTPLIQVDRPLGPDFGNWSMIIKVPEFGFVESTGTLTAPAYNNGTGGVFVLRAERFKFTADIDMDEKGFKGGFSSSNMGVACGTLGYRFASGNNGGAPKGEGIGPIPSSMANGRGHAINGGGGGNNHNAGGGGGGGGGPGGNGGDEWSGCAGNVANGGIGGQAMITSHSRFFMGGGGGSGHNNVSGLSSEGGNGGGLVMIIADTLEANGGEVLANGGNGKSILNQGAEGAGGGGGGGTSVLSFKMVVGMIVSRIEGGDGGSINGGQAGPGGGGGGGHLCVSDPTIANYSAGQVQGFQFGGDHGSLNNGSAYGSTDGTMGSFDITLNMPFPSPLGGGGAGAGANVLGNDTTICSVDSILLSAPAGAMSILWSTGDTVASIYASNVGWYWLQYTLGGCLFIDSMNLKHFAGGSGTFLGPDQTLCQGGTLSLSTSINGTYLWSTGGTTNSITVSSPGWYWLDITLNGARCPVRDSIFIDEDDFHTTATGVDTTICAGDVYQRIYPPQWLAFWPDGTSGQQFNFSASGNYLIRVENENGCERFDTLEISTFGLDSVVEVFEEVDTIACATVGYPVDLSFLNGSVLWDDGRTSKIRTLFQNRRYIVTYEEGCLSTKDTLYLEIIDCDTCGFALPDAFSPNGDGLNDQYLIKSDCEFEYYQLYIIDRWGEVVFESQSALDTWDGTFKGKDCSQGVYIYDLRYRLPYKQQKRIQGSLFLRH; the protein is encoded by the coding sequence ATGAACGGTAATCGATTGATTTACCTCTTAGTCCTATTTCTCTGTGCTGGAGGCCTAATGGCTCAAACGTCCATTTCAGGTACCATTAACTCTTACGATAAGCTCATCACCCATGGACAGGTGTCTTGCGGAGATTCTGTGGTAACGGCCGGTTTAATGAATTACAATGTGGGCGACCTACTGATGTTTTACAATCCGGGGGATGCCAGTTTTGTTACTACCGATAATGTCGGTTTTGGGGATAGTATTAGTCTTAATCATAGTGGTAAATTCAAGTTTGCCTACGTTACTGTTGCCAATACTCCACTTATTCAAGTTGATCGTCCTTTAGGTCCTGATTTTGGCAACTGGTCCATGATTATTAAGGTGCCCGAATTCGGTTTTGTTGAATCTACTGGAACCCTTACTGCACCAGCATACAATAATGGGACCGGCGGTGTATTTGTATTACGTGCCGAACGCTTCAAGTTTACAGCTGATATTGATATGGATGAAAAGGGCTTCAAAGGCGGTTTTTCATCCAGTAATATGGGGGTGGCCTGCGGAACCTTGGGCTATCGCTTTGCTTCTGGAAATAATGGTGGTGCGCCCAAAGGGGAAGGGATAGGACCAATTCCCAGCTCAATGGCTAATGGCCGTGGTCATGCTATTAATGGCGGCGGTGGTGGAAATAATCACAATGCTGGCGGCGGAGGCGGCGGCGGAGGCGGACCCGGTGGTAACGGTGGTGACGAGTGGAGTGGTTGTGCAGGTAATGTAGCCAATGGTGGCATTGGGGGCCAGGCCATGATTACTTCTCACAGTCGCTTTTTCATGGGCGGCGGCGGTGGCTCCGGTCATAATAATGTTTCAGGTTTAAGCTCCGAAGGGGGCAATGGCGGTGGTTTGGTAATGATTATTGCCGATACCTTGGAAGCCAATGGAGGTGAAGTTTTAGCCAATGGCGGAAATGGAAAGTCTATCCTCAATCAAGGAGCTGAAGGAGCCGGTGGCGGCGGTGGCGGAGGTACCTCTGTACTTTCCTTTAAAATGGTGGTGGGGATGATTGTCTCCCGCATTGAAGGGGGAGATGGCGGAAGTATTAATGGTGGTCAAGCCGGCCCAGGTGGTGGCGGTGGTGGCGGTCATTTATGTGTTTCCGATCCGACCATAGCCAATTACAGTGCTGGCCAGGTACAAGGTTTTCAATTTGGAGGCGACCACGGTAGTTTAAATAATGGTAGTGCTTATGGCAGTACCGATGGTACCATGGGTTCTTTTGATATTACTTTAAATATGCCTTTCCCTAGCCCCTTGGGTGGTGGAGGTGCTGGTGCCGGGGCTAATGTTTTAGGTAACGATACTACAATTTGTTCTGTTGATTCAATTTTACTCAGTGCGCCGGCCGGAGCGATGTCAATTTTATGGAGTACCGGCGATACAGTAGCATCCATCTATGCCTCTAATGTGGGCTGGTATTGGCTGCAATATACCCTGGGAGGCTGTTTATTTATAGATAGCATGAATCTTAAACATTTCGCTGGTGGTAGCGGAACTTTCCTCGGGCCGGATCAAACGCTTTGTCAGGGTGGAACTTTAAGCTTGTCAACTTCCATTAACGGAACCTACCTCTGGAGTACCGGCGGAACTACGAATTCCATTACGGTAAGCAGTCCAGGTTGGTATTGGTTGGATATTACTCTCAATGGCGCTCGATGCCCGGTACGGGACTCCATTTTTATTGATGAAGATGATTTTCATACTACCGCTACCGGAGTAGATACCACCATTTGCGCGGGTGATGTATACCAAAGAATATATCCACCTCAATGGTTGGCCTTCTGGCCGGATGGAACCAGTGGTCAACAGTTTAACTTCAGTGCTTCTGGAAATTATCTCATACGCGTTGAAAACGAAAATGGCTGTGAGCGATTTGATACCTTGGAAATTAGCACCTTCGGATTAGATTCAGTTGTGGAGGTTTTCGAAGAAGTCGATACCATTGCCTGTGCTACGGTTGGCTATCCGGTGGATCTTAGCTTTTTAAATGGATCCGTTCTTTGGGATGATGGACGAACCAGTAAGATTCGTACCCTCTTCCAGAATCGTCGTTATATCGTTACTTATGAGGAGGGCTGCTTGTCGACCAAGGACACTTTATACCTGGAGATTATTGACTGTGATACTTGCGGATTTGCCCTACCGGATGCTTTCTCTCCTAATGGCGATGGCTTAAACGATCAATATTTGATTAAATCGGATTGTGAGTTTGAGTATTATCAGCTCTACATTATTGACCGTTGGGGCGAGGTGGTTTTCGAATCACAGTCGGCGCTTGATACCTGGGATGGTACCTTTAAAGGTAAGGACTGCTCGCAAGGGGTGTATATCTACGATTTACGCTATCGATTGCCCTATAAGCAGCAGAAGCGCATCCAGGGATCCCTCTTCCTTAGGCATTAA
- the gyrA gene encoding DNA gyrase subunit A produces the protein MAADERIIPINIEEEMKTSYIDYSMSVIVSRALPDVRDGLKPVHRRVLFGMYELGVLSNRSYKKSARIVGEVLGKFHPHGDSSVYDTMVRMAQPWSLRYMLVDGQGNFGSIDGDPPAAMRYTEARLRKISEEMLADIDKETVDTQLNFDDTISEPTVLPTRIPGLLVNGASGIAVGMATNMPPHNLTESINAINAYIDNREITIEELMQQHITAPDFPTGGIIYGYDGVKEAFETGRGRIVLRGRAEIMEVKGREAIIVTEIPYMVNKAEMIKKTADLVNDKKIEGIADIKDESDRKGMRIVYYLKRDAVPNVVLNMLYKYTQLQSSFSVNNIALVGGRPVQLNLKDMIHHFVDHRIDVVIRRTHYELRKAEERAHILEGLIIASDNIDEVIQIIRSSASPDEARDRLEKRFELSEIQARAIVDMRLRQLTGLEQDKLRSEYEELMKTIEFLKRILNEEDLRMSIIKEELEEIREKYGDERRTDIDYAGGSLSIEDMIPDEEVVITISHAGYIKRTSLSEYRKQGRGGVGQKGVNTRDQDFIEHVFVATNHNYLLFFTEWGRCFWLRVYEVPEGSKASKGRAIQNLINIPQDDKLRAFINTKDLRDEEYVNSNYIVMVTQKGVIKKTTLEAYSRPRSNGINAITVREGDMLLEAKLTTGNDDILMAVRSGKAIRFNENAVRAMGRNASGVRGVSLANDTDEVVGMVTIPEELQEATSILVVSEHGYGKRSQLDDYRITNRGGKGVKTITVSEKTGDLVAIKAVSDEDDLMVINKSGIMIRIGVSDLRVMGRATQGVRLINLKKNDTIASVAKVPAGDEEEDVEFDENAGEAPETNGEAPAED, from the coding sequence ATGGCTGCAGATGAGCGTATAATTCCGATCAATATTGAGGAGGAAATGAAAACCTCCTACATCGATTATTCGATGTCAGTGATCGTTTCCCGTGCCCTGCCGGATGTCCGAGATGGCTTGAAGCCTGTACACCGCCGGGTACTTTTTGGTATGTATGAACTCGGAGTTCTCTCCAATCGATCGTATAAAAAGTCCGCAAGAATTGTGGGTGAGGTCTTAGGTAAGTTTCACCCTCACGGCGATTCTTCGGTGTATGACACAATGGTGCGGATGGCCCAGCCCTGGAGCCTCCGGTACATGTTGGTAGATGGCCAAGGTAACTTTGGTTCTATTGATGGTGACCCGCCCGCGGCCATGCGTTATACCGAAGCGCGTTTGCGTAAAATCTCCGAGGAGATGTTGGCCGATATCGACAAAGAAACGGTTGATACCCAGCTGAACTTCGATGATACCATTTCTGAGCCCACCGTATTACCTACCCGTATTCCGGGCTTGTTGGTAAATGGTGCCTCTGGTATTGCGGTGGGTATGGCTACCAATATGCCTCCGCATAACTTAACCGAGTCTATTAATGCTATTAATGCCTATATCGACAATCGCGAGATTACGATTGAGGAATTAATGCAGCAGCATATCACCGCCCCAGATTTCCCAACCGGAGGTATTATCTACGGATACGACGGGGTTAAGGAAGCCTTCGAAACGGGTCGCGGTAGAATCGTTTTACGCGGTCGTGCCGAGATTATGGAGGTGAAGGGCCGTGAGGCGATTATCGTTACCGAGATTCCCTATATGGTGAATAAGGCGGAAATGATTAAGAAAACCGCCGATCTGGTAAATGATAAAAAGATTGAGGGTATTGCCGATATAAAGGATGAGAGCGACCGTAAAGGGATGCGCATCGTTTATTATCTCAAGCGCGATGCAGTGCCAAATGTGGTGCTCAACATGCTTTACAAATACACTCAATTACAATCGAGTTTCTCCGTAAACAATATTGCTTTGGTGGGCGGTCGTCCGGTTCAATTGAACTTGAAGGACATGATTCACCACTTCGTAGATCACCGTATTGATGTGGTGATTCGTCGTACGCATTACGAACTACGTAAAGCCGAAGAAAGAGCTCATATCCTCGAAGGTCTGATCATTGCCAGCGATAATATCGATGAGGTAATCCAGATCATTCGTTCTTCTGCCAGTCCTGATGAGGCCCGCGATCGCTTAGAAAAGCGTTTCGAGCTGTCCGAAATTCAGGCTCGTGCCATTGTGGATATGCGTTTACGTCAGTTAACCGGACTGGAGCAAGATAAACTACGCTCTGAGTACGAAGAACTGATGAAGACCATCGAATTCTTGAAGCGTATCCTTAATGAAGAGGATTTACGAATGAGCATTATTAAAGAAGAACTGGAAGAGATTCGTGAGAAGTATGGTGATGAGCGCCGTACCGACATCGACTATGCCGGTGGTTCTTTAAGTATTGAAGATATGATTCCTGATGAGGAGGTGGTAATTACCATTTCGCATGCGGGCTATATTAAGCGTACTTCACTGAGTGAATACCGCAAGCAAGGTCGCGGTGGCGTAGGTCAGAAAGGGGTGAACACCCGGGATCAGGATTTTATTGAGCATGTATTTGTAGCTACCAACCACAATTACTTACTGTTCTTTACGGAGTGGGGTCGTTGTTTTTGGCTGCGCGTATATGAGGTGCCCGAAGGCAGCAAAGCCAGTAAGGGTCGTGCCATCCAAAACCTGATCAATATCCCTCAGGATGATAAATTACGCGCCTTTATTAATACCAAGGACTTACGTGATGAGGAATATGTAAACTCCAATTACATTGTGATGGTTACTCAGAAAGGGGTGATCAAGAAAACCACTTTGGAGGCTTATTCTCGTCCACGTTCCAACGGTATTAATGCCATTACCGTTCGTGAAGGTGATATGCTTTTAGAAGCCAAATTAACCACCGGAAACGACGATATCTTAATGGCCGTGCGCAGTGGTAAAGCGATTCGTTTTAATGAAAATGCCGTTCGTGCTATGGGGCGTAATGCCAGTGGGGTACGCGGGGTAAGCTTGGCCAACGATACTGATGAAGTGGTAGGTATGGTTACCATTCCTGAGGAATTACAAGAAGCGACTTCCATCTTGGTAGTGTCTGAACATGGTTATGGAAAACGTAGCCAGTTGGATGATTACCGCATCACTAACCGTGGTGGTAAAGGGGTGAAAACCATTACTGTAAGCGAGAAAACTGGGGATCTGGTGGCGATTAAAGCCGTTAGTGACGAAGATGATTTAATGGTGATCAATAAGAGCGGTATTATGATTCGCATCGGAGTTTCCGATCTGCGCGTAATGGGCCGTGCTACCCAGGGGGTACGATTGATTAACCTCAAGAAAAATGATACCATTGCTTCCGTTGCTAAGGTTCCGGCCGGCGACGAAGAAGAAGATGTTGAATTTGATGAGAATGCAGGCGAAGCACCGGAAACTAACGGTGAAGCTCCGGCAGAAGATTAA